From the Candidatus Methylomirabilota bacterium genome, the window TGGTCCAGCTCAACCTGACCGGCGGCGAGCCGCTGGTGCGCGACGACCTCGAGGCCCTGATCGCGGAGGCGCGGCGGCTCGATCTCTACACGAATCTGATCACGAGCGGGATCCCGCTGCGCCGCGAGCGGCTCGCCCGCTTCCGCGAGCTGGGTCTCGACAACGTGCAGCTCTCCGTCCAGGACACCACGGCGGCGCCGTCGGACCGGATCGCGGGTCTGCGCTCCTACGACCGGAAGATCGAGATCGCGGGCTGGGTGAAGGAGCTGGGCTTTCCGCTGACGCTCAACACGGTGCTGCACCGCGAGAACCTGGATCGCGTGGAGGAGGTCATCGCCCTGGCCGAGCGGCTTCAGGCCGACCGGCTGGAGCTGGCCAACGCGCAGTACGTGGGCTGGGCGCTGACCAACCGCACCGCGCTGCTGCCCACGCGCGAGCAGCTCGAGCGCGCGCGGGTCGTCGCCGGCCGGGCGCGGGAGCGGCTGCGCGGGCGCATGGAGGTGCTGTTCGTCACGCCCGACTACTACGCGGAGCTCCCCAAGGCCTGCATGGACGGCTGGGGGCGCCGGTTCCTCCTGATCTCGCCCGACGGGCTGGTGCTGCCCTGTCATGCGGCCCACACGCTGCCCGGCATCGAGTTCGACTCGGTCACCGAGCGGCCGCTGTCGGACATCTGGCGCGACTCGCCCGGCTTCGCCGCCTTTCGCGGCGAGGAGTGGATGCCCGAGCCGTGCCGCAGCTGCGACCGGCGCGCCGTCGATTTCGGCGGCTGCCGCTGCCAGGCCTACCAGCTCACCGGCAACGCGGCGGCCACCGACCCGGTATGCCGTCTCTCGCCCGACCACGGGCTGATCGAGGCGGCGCGGCAAGCCGCGGAGGACGGCCGGCCCGTTCCGCTGGTCTATCGGAGCTCGCGCACCCCGGTCTCGACACCCGGCACCCCGTGAAACGCCGCCGCATGGACGCGAGCCTGCTCATCCTGCTGGCGCTGACTGCGGTCGCGCTGGTGGTCGCGCTCGCGCGGGATCCGCAGCTGGTGGTGCGCGGCTTCCAGTCCACCGGGCGGCTGCTCTCCGGCGTGTGGATCGAGCTGGCCCTGGGCTTCGTGCTGGCCGGGCTGATCGACGTGCTGATCCCCGCGCCGGTGCTGTCGCGCTGGCTGGGGGGCGAGCGGCTGGGCCAGGGCATCCTCGTCGGCTGGGCCGCCGGGCTGGTGATGCCGGGCGGGCCGTACCTGGTGTTCCCCGTGGTCGCGAACCTGTTCCGGAGCGGCGCCGCGCCCGGTCCGCTGATCGCCCTGCTCACCGCCAAGACGCTGGTGAGCCCCATCCGGATGCTGACCTACGAGGCGCCGCTGCTCGGCTGGCCCATGACGCTGGCCCGGCTCATCCCCGGCGTGCTGCTGCCGCCGGTACTGGGCTGGGTCGGCCAGTGGCTCTACGCGCTCTTCGCCCGGCGCTGACCCGCGCTCACCCGGAGGAGACCCTCATGCTCTTCACGTGTCCAGCCAACGCGGCCCGGGGCGGGCGCACGCGCGTGAGCGCGGTCGGTCGGCGCCCCGTCTGCATCGACATCCACTGCCACGTGCACCACCCCGTCGCCGACGAGATGGTGCGGCACCTGCTCACACCCGATCGCGAGCCGTCGGCCCGGTTCTCGAACGAGCTGTCGCGGGCCACCAATCGCAAGCAGATGGAGAACGTGTGGACCTGTCTCACCTCCGTGGAGCAGCGCCTGCGCGACATGGACAAGATGGGCGTGAACATCCAGGCCATCTCGCCGTCGCCGTTCCACTTCATGTACTGGCTCGAGCCCGAGCTGGCCCGGACGGTGAGCCGGTCGGTGAACGAGCATCTGGCATCGATCGTGGCCGCGCATCCGGATCGCTTCGTCGCGCTCGCCCACGTGCCGCTGCAGGCGCCCGACGTGGCCGCTGACGAGCTGCGATACTGCGTGACGAAGCTCGGCTTCCGCGGCGCGGAGATCGGCACCAACGTGGTCGGCGCCGAGGTCTCGCGCGGCCGCGACCAGTTCTGGAAGACCGCGCAGGAGCTGGACGCCGTGCTGTTCATGCATCCCAACGGCTTCACGCAGGGCGATCGCCTCGCCGACCACTACTTCACCAACGTGATCGGCAACCCGCTCGACACCACGGTGGCGCTGGGCCATCTCGTCTTCGACGGCGTGCTGGAGCGCTTCCCGAAGCTCAAGCTGGTCGCCGCCCACGGAGGCGGCTATGTGGCGCACTACCCGGCCCGGATGGATCACGTGTGGGGCGCGCGGGCCGACGCGCGGACCGTGCTGAAGAACACGCCGCGCCGATCGCTGGCCCGGGTCTACTTCGACACGATCGTGTTCGACCGCGTCCAGCTCCAGCACCTGGTCAAGCTGTGGGGCGCCGACCACGTCCTGGCCGGCACCGACTATCCCTACGACATGGGCATGTACGACCCGCGCGGCTTCGTGGGGGGCGCGGGCTTTCTCACCGCGGCGGACCGCGCGAAGATCCTGGGCGGCAACGCGGCCCGGCTGCTCAAGATCGCGCTCCCGGCCGCCGCGAAAGCGAAGCGGGCGCGCCGCCGGCGATAGGAGTATCCTCCGGGCGTCCGAGCTGCGGTCCGATCGAGGGAGGGACCGATGGCGAGAGTGCTGGGCCTGGGTCACGTCGGCATCTACGTGCGCGATCTGGAGCGCATGGTCGCGTTCTACCGCGACGTCATGGGCATGCGCGTGACCAAGCAGAACTGGCGCGCCGGCGTGGTGTTCCTGAGCGCGGATCCCGAGTCGGTGGACCACGAGATCGCGCTCATGGGCGGCCGGCCCGATCCGGCGGACCCCCACCTGATCAACCAGATCTCGATGCGGGTCGGCAGCCTCGACGACCTGCGCGTCATGCGGAGGCGCCTGGTCGCCGAGGGCTACCGCATCGAGGGCGTCGTCAACCACGCCAGCGCGATCGGCTGCTACTTCTTCGATCCCGAGGGCAACCGCACCGAGGTGTTCTGGGTCACCGGCCGGCCGTGCTGGGTGCCGACCGCCACGCCCATCGACATCGACCGGCCGGACGAGGCCGTGCTCGCCGATGTGGACCGGGTGTGGCACGAGCTGCGCCACGTCCCGCTCGGAGGGCGGATGACCGAGGAGAGCGCGACCGTCGAGGTGACCCGCCGACCCTAGCTCACCCTGAACAGGAGGCGTCCATGTCGCTCCCACTGAGCCGCCGCTCCTTCCTGGCCGGCAGCACGATCGTCGCAGCCGCCGGGCTGCCCCGCCGCGCGCGCGCACAGAGCAAGCCGGTGCGCATCGGCCTCCTGACCGTGAAGACCGGCCCGCTCGCCGCGGGCGGCATCCAGATGGAGCAGGGCACCATGCGGTTCCTGAAGGACCGCAACAACACGATCGCGGGCCGCAAGGTGGAGCTGACCGTGGCCGACACCGGCGGCAACCCGGCGGGGGCCAAGACCAAGACCCAGGAGCTGATCGAGCGCGACCACGTCGACATGATCTTCGGCCCGCTCGCCGCGTTCGAGCTGCTCGCGATCAGCGAGTACGCCGCTGCCGCCAAGACGCCGATCCTGAGCCTCGCCGCCGCCGAGGATATGACCCAGCGCAAGCCCAACCCCTACTTCGTGCGCGCCTCGGCCACCGCCGCGCAGAGCATGCACCCGCTGGCCGACTACGCGGTCAAGGAGCTCCGGCTCAAGAGCGTGATCACGCTCTCGGAAGACTTCGCGTTCGGCCACGAGCAGATGGGAGGCTTCCAGCGCGTGTTCGAGGACGGCGGCGGACGCGTGGTGAAGAAGCTGTGGCCGCCGATCGTGACGCCCGACTACACGCCCTACCTCGCTCAGATCAGCGGGGTCGACGCGGTGGTGCACGGCTTCGCGGGGTCGAATCCCCTCAAGTTCATGAAGCAGTATCGCGACCAGGGGCTGAAGCTGCCGGTGCTGGGGGGCAGCACGGCGGCCGACGACGCGCTGCTCAAGAGCTTCGGCGACGAGGCGATCGGCATGGTCACGTGCTCGGCCTATACCGCCGACCTCGACACGCCGAGCAACAAGCGCCTGGTCGAGGGCATGGTGCACGACTACGGGAACATCCCCGGGATCTACGCGGCGGGCCTCTACATCAACGGCATGGTGGCGGAGGCGGCGCTGGAGAAGACCGGCGGCAACACCGACGACAAGGAGGCGCTGATCCGGGCGCTGCGCGCGGTCTCACTGACCGACAGCCCGCGCGGGCCCTTCAGCTTCGATCACCTCGGCAACGTGGTCGGCAGCTTCTACATCCGGCGATGCGAGCGCAAGGGCGGCAAGCTGGTCAACACCACCATCAAGACATATCCCAAGGTGAGCCAGTTCTGGACGTACGAGGAGAAGTGGTTCCTGGCCCAACCGGTGTACTCGCGCGATTACCCGCCGCTCAAGAGCTGACCGGCGGCCGATCCGCATGAGCGTCTGGCTCGTGCTGGCCGTCAACAGCGTCACGCTGGGCGGCCTGCTGTTCCTGCTGTCCGCCGGTTTCTCGCTGATCTTCGGGCTCATGCGCATCCCGAACCTCACCCACGGCTCCTTCTTCATGCTGGGCGGCTACCTGGCCGCGAGCCTGATCGAGTGGGGGCTCGGCTTCTGGCCGGCCGCGGTGGCCAGCGGGCTGCTCGTGGCGGTGTTCGGCGGGGTGGTGGAGCGGCTCATCCTCCGCCGGCTGGCCGGGGCCGAGCTGGCGCAGGTGCTGGTGACCCTGGGGCTGTCGTTCATGGTCGCCGACGTCTGCCTGAAGGTGTGGACCGGCGATCCCGTGCGCATCGACACGCCGCCCGGGCTGCAGGGCGCGACCGGCGTGGGCGGCCTGGTGTTCCCGACCTATCGGCTGGCGGTCGGCCTGATCGCGGTGGCCTTCGCGGTGGCGCTGTGGGCGCTGCTCGATCGCACCCGGCTCGGCGCGATGATCCGGGCCGGCGTGGACGACCCGGACATGGCACGCGTGGCCGGCATCCGCGTCTCGCGTCTGTTCACCATCGTGTTCTGCCTGGGCGCGTGGCTGGCCGGCTTCGCGGGCGTCATCGGCGGCCCCATCCTCTCGGTCTACCCCGGCCTGGACCAGGAGATGCTGCCGCTGGCCCTCGTCGTGGTCATCCTCGGGGGCACGGGCAGCCTGCCGGGCTCGCTGGTGGGCAGCTTCGTGGTCGGCTTCCTCTACAACTTCGGGCAGGCGCTGTTCCCCGAGCTGGCCTACGTGGTGCTGTTCCTCCCGATGCTGCTCGTCCTGGTGGTGCGGCCCCAGGGCCTCTTCGGCCGACCGGCGGCGTGAAGCGCCTCGCGCTGGCCGCCGTGCTCGTGGTGCTGGCGGCGCTGCCCCTGTGGGCGGGCGGGACGTTCTACATCAACATCGCGAGCCAGATACTCCTCTACGCGGTCCTCGCCCTCGGCATCAACGTCCTGGTCGGCTACGCCGGCCTCGTGACCCTGGGCCACGCCGGGCTGCTCGGCATCGCGGCCTACTCGGCGGCGCG encodes:
- the pqqE gene encoding pyrroloquinoline quinone biosynthesis protein PqqE codes for the protein MSETYRPYTLVAELTYKCPLRCVYCSNPLDYGRHDRELDTETWRRVFREAEDLGVVQLNLTGGEPLVRDDLEALIAEARRLDLYTNLITSGIPLRRERLARFRELGLDNVQLSVQDTTAAPSDRIAGLRSYDRKIEIAGWVKELGFPLTLNTVLHRENLDRVEEVIALAERLQADRLELANAQYVGWALTNRTALLPTREQLERARVVAGRARERLRGRMEVLFVTPDYYAELPKACMDGWGRRFLLISPDGLVLPCHAAHTLPGIEFDSVTERPLSDIWRDSPGFAAFRGEEWMPEPCRSCDRRAVDFGGCRCQAYQLTGNAAATDPVCRLSPDHGLIEAARQAAEDGRPVPLVYRSSRTPVSTPGTP
- a CDS encoding permease gives rise to the protein MKRRRMDASLLILLALTAVALVVALARDPQLVVRGFQSTGRLLSGVWIELALGFVLAGLIDVLIPAPVLSRWLGGERLGQGILVGWAAGLVMPGGPYLVFPVVANLFRSGAAPGPLIALLTAKTLVSPIRMLTYEAPLLGWPMTLARLIPGVLLPPVLGWVGQWLYALFARR
- a CDS encoding amidohydrolase family protein, which translates into the protein MLFTCPANAARGGRTRVSAVGRRPVCIDIHCHVHHPVADEMVRHLLTPDREPSARFSNELSRATNRKQMENVWTCLTSVEQRLRDMDKMGVNIQAISPSPFHFMYWLEPELARTVSRSVNEHLASIVAAHPDRFVALAHVPLQAPDVAADELRYCVTKLGFRGAEIGTNVVGAEVSRGRDQFWKTAQELDAVLFMHPNGFTQGDRLADHYFTNVIGNPLDTTVALGHLVFDGVLERFPKLKLVAAHGGGYVAHYPARMDHVWGARADARTVLKNTPRRSLARVYFDTIVFDRVQLQHLVKLWGADHVLAGTDYPYDMGMYDPRGFVGGAGFLTAADRAKILGGNAARLLKIALPAAAKAKRARRRR
- a CDS encoding VOC family protein — encoded protein: MARVLGLGHVGIYVRDLERMVAFYRDVMGMRVTKQNWRAGVVFLSADPESVDHEIALMGGRPDPADPHLINQISMRVGSLDDLRVMRRRLVAEGYRIEGVVNHASAIGCYFFDPEGNRTEVFWVTGRPCWVPTATPIDIDRPDEAVLADVDRVWHELRHVPLGGRMTEESATVEVTRRP
- a CDS encoding ABC transporter substrate-binding protein, with product MSLPLSRRSFLAGSTIVAAAGLPRRARAQSKPVRIGLLTVKTGPLAAGGIQMEQGTMRFLKDRNNTIAGRKVELTVADTGGNPAGAKTKTQELIERDHVDMIFGPLAAFELLAISEYAAAAKTPILSLAAAEDMTQRKPNPYFVRASATAAQSMHPLADYAVKELRLKSVITLSEDFAFGHEQMGGFQRVFEDGGGRVVKKLWPPIVTPDYTPYLAQISGVDAVVHGFAGSNPLKFMKQYRDQGLKLPVLGGSTAADDALLKSFGDEAIGMVTCSAYTADLDTPSNKRLVEGMVHDYGNIPGIYAAGLYINGMVAEAALEKTGGNTDDKEALIRALRAVSLTDSPRGPFSFDHLGNVVGSFYIRRCERKGGKLVNTTIKTYPKVSQFWTYEEKWFLAQPVYSRDYPPLKS
- a CDS encoding branched-chain amino acid ABC transporter permease, with the protein product MSVWLVLAVNSVTLGGLLFLLSAGFSLIFGLMRIPNLTHGSFFMLGGYLAASLIEWGLGFWPAAVASGLLVAVFGGVVERLILRRLAGAELAQVLVTLGLSFMVADVCLKVWTGDPVRIDTPPGLQGATGVGGLVFPTYRLAVGLIAVAFAVALWALLDRTRLGAMIRAGVDDPDMARVAGIRVSRLFTIVFCLGAWLAGFAGVIGGPILSVYPGLDQEMLPLALVVVILGGTGSLPGSLVGSFVVGFLYNFGQALFPELAYVVLFLPMLLVLVVRPQGLFGRPAA